In one Arenibacter antarcticus genomic region, the following are encoded:
- the ybeY gene encoding rRNA maturation RNase YbeY — MIDYHYLTDFEIKEEAEYTDWIHRIITSENGLQRQLDFIFCSDEYLLKINQDYLQHDTFTDIITFPYGDDQGIIAGDIFISVDRVKENAQTFEVNFDSEMRRVIAHGLLHLLGFGDKSDQEAKKMREKENEKLKMFHVEH, encoded by the coding sequence ATGATTGATTACCATTATTTAACGGACTTTGAGATAAAAGAAGAGGCCGAGTATACCGATTGGATACATAGGATAATAACTTCCGAAAATGGCCTACAAAGGCAACTGGATTTTATTTTTTGCAGCGACGAATATCTTCTGAAAATCAATCAAGATTATTTGCAGCATGATACGTTTACGGACATCATTACATTTCCCTATGGTGATGACCAAGGCATTATTGCTGGCGACATTTTTATTTCAGTAGACAGGGTAAAGGAAAACGCACAAACCTTTGAGGTGAATTTTGACTCTGAAATGCGTCGCGTAATTGCGCATGGCTTGCTACACCTGTTAGGTTTTGGTGACAAAAGCGACCAAGAGGCGAAGAAAATGAGGGAGAAAGAAAATGAAAAACTAAAAATGTTCCACGTGGAACACTAG
- the mnmG gene encoding tRNA uridine-5-carboxymethylaminomethyl(34) synthesis enzyme MnmG: MFDKEYDVIVVGAGHAGAEAAAAAANLGSKTLLITMNLQTIGQMSCNPAMGGIAKGQIVREIDALGGYSGIITDKSAIQFKMLNKSKGPAMWSPRAQSDRMRFAEEWRIALENTPNVDFYQEMVSGLLVEGTKIVGVKTSLGLEIKSKSVVLTNGTFLNGLIHIGNKQFGGGRAGEKASTGITEQLLSFGFDSGRMKTGTPPRVDGRSLDYSAMIPQPGDINPDKFSYLDTKALTTQRDCHMSHTSALVHDLLREGFDRSPMFNGRIKSLGPRYCPSIEDKINRFADKDSHQLFVEPEGWNTVEVYVNGFSTSLPEDIQFKALRSVKGFEKVKFFRPGYAIEYDYFPPTQLKHTLETKLIDNLYFAGQINGTTGYEEAASQGLMAGINAHLKINEKDPFILQRDEAYIGVLVDDLITKGTEEPYRMFTSRAEYRTLLRQDNADLRLTPMSYKIGLASKERLVRMEQKERESDSFVQFFRETSFVPDDINPILDQLDSSLVKQPDKMFKVFSRPKVTMDHMKELEPVSNYINENKLGREVLEQTEIQVKYAGYIAKEKNNADKLQRLENIKIPDNFDYSKLKSLSFEAREKLKSIKPVSISQASRISGVSPSDISVLLVYMGR; this comes from the coding sequence ATGTTTGACAAAGAATACGATGTTATAGTAGTAGGAGCTGGACACGCAGGGGCAGAAGCTGCCGCGGCGGCTGCCAATCTGGGATCAAAGACTCTTCTGATTACCATGAACCTCCAAACCATAGGACAGATGTCTTGCAACCCCGCAATGGGCGGAATAGCAAAAGGACAGATTGTTAGGGAAATTGATGCCCTTGGTGGATACAGCGGAATAATCACCGATAAAAGTGCTATTCAATTTAAGATGCTCAACAAAAGTAAGGGACCTGCCATGTGGAGTCCTAGAGCGCAAAGTGATAGGATGCGGTTTGCAGAGGAGTGGCGCATAGCGCTAGAGAATACTCCCAATGTAGATTTTTATCAGGAAATGGTTTCAGGATTATTAGTCGAAGGCACTAAAATAGTGGGTGTAAAAACTTCTTTGGGTTTGGAAATAAAATCCAAATCCGTAGTACTAACCAACGGAACATTCCTTAACGGTTTAATCCATATTGGAAACAAACAATTTGGAGGGGGAAGAGCAGGGGAAAAGGCATCAACCGGAATTACCGAACAACTGCTTTCCTTTGGATTTGATAGTGGACGAATGAAAACCGGAACCCCTCCAAGGGTAGATGGTAGGTCCTTAGATTACTCCGCGATGATCCCACAGCCTGGAGATATAAATCCCGATAAATTCTCCTATTTAGACACCAAAGCACTCACCACACAACGAGACTGTCATATGTCGCACACCAGTGCTCTGGTGCATGATTTATTACGCGAAGGGTTTGACCGGTCGCCAATGTTCAATGGCAGAATTAAAAGTTTAGGGCCACGATACTGCCCCTCCATAGAAGACAAAATAAATAGATTTGCGGATAAGGACAGCCACCAACTATTCGTAGAGCCTGAAGGATGGAATACTGTAGAAGTTTACGTAAACGGTTTCTCAACCTCCTTACCAGAAGACATACAATTTAAAGCTCTACGTTCTGTAAAAGGATTTGAAAAGGTAAAGTTTTTTAGACCTGGATACGCTATTGAATACGATTATTTTCCACCCACACAATTAAAACACACGCTTGAAACAAAACTAATAGACAACCTATATTTCGCAGGACAAATAAATGGGACCACCGGTTACGAAGAAGCAGCGTCCCAAGGATTAATGGCTGGAATAAATGCACACTTAAAAATAAATGAAAAAGATCCATTTATACTACAAAGAGATGAGGCTTATATTGGAGTTTTAGTAGATGATTTAATCACAAAAGGAACAGAAGAACCTTATAGGATGTTTACCTCTAGAGCAGAATATAGAACGCTTTTACGACAAGATAATGCAGATTTAAGACTCACTCCAATGAGCTATAAAATTGGCCTAGCCTCAAAAGAAAGATTGGTGCGAATGGAGCAAAAAGAACGGGAGTCTGATTCATTTGTACAGTTTTTTAGGGAAACCAGTTTTGTTCCCGATGACATAAATCCTATCCTAGACCAATTGGATTCCTCCCTGGTAAAACAACCAGACAAAATGTTTAAGGTATTCTCAAGGCCTAAAGTAACTATGGATCACATGAAGGAATTAGAACCTGTATCCAACTATATCAATGAAAACAAATTGGGTAGGGAAGTGTTAGAACAAACCGAAATTCAGGTTAAATATGCCGGTTATATTGCTAAAGAAAAAAACAACGCAGACAAACTTCAACGTTTAGAAAATATAAAAATTCCGGATAATTTTGACTACAGTAAACTAAAATCTTTATCCTTTGAAGCAAGAGAAAAACTAAAATCCATTAAACCCGTAAGCATCTCACAGGCATCAAGAATAAGCGGAGTATCTCCTAGTGACATCAGCGTGCTTCTTGTGTATATGGGTAGGTAA
- a CDS encoding class I SAM-dependent methyltransferase, whose product MKSKEFYLECKDHSVSGETFRLTYDHNKDMLVTETRPENLEEYYKSEAYISHTDSNKTVIEKLYQAVKIVNLKSKTQLINKYSNDEKCLLDVGAGTGDFLIAAQKKGWKTIGVEPNHKAREKAKEKGVEVVAHLETVAKKKFNTITLWHVLEHLPDLEEQIKVLTGLLSENGTLIIAVPNYKSYDAIHYKQYWAAFDVPRHLWHFSKQSIEVLFGEHGFKIIKTKPMLYDAFYVSILSEKYKSKKQRFIKALWIGLKSNFLGWRSKEYSSHIYILKKE is encoded by the coding sequence ATGAAATCCAAGGAATTCTATCTAGAGTGTAAAGACCATTCCGTAAGTGGAGAAACCTTTAGGCTGACATACGACCACAACAAGGATATGTTGGTTACCGAAACACGACCAGAAAACCTGGAAGAATATTACAAAAGTGAGGCATATATTTCTCATACTGATTCTAACAAAACAGTAATTGAAAAATTATATCAGGCAGTAAAAATAGTTAACCTTAAAAGCAAGACTCAACTAATAAACAAATATTCCAATGACGAAAAATGTCTCTTGGATGTTGGTGCGGGAACAGGAGATTTTTTAATCGCAGCACAAAAAAAAGGATGGAAAACAATAGGAGTAGAGCCCAACCATAAAGCAAGGGAAAAGGCAAAAGAAAAAGGAGTGGAAGTAGTAGCGCATCTCGAAACAGTGGCAAAAAAGAAATTTAATACAATTACCTTATGGCATGTTTTAGAACACCTTCCTGACCTAGAGGAACAAATAAAAGTATTAACAGGCCTCCTCTCGGAAAATGGTACCCTTATAATAGCAGTACCCAATTACAAATCATATGACGCTATTCACTACAAACAATATTGGGCGGCATTTGATGTACCTCGACACCTTTGGCACTTTTCAAAACAAAGTATCGAAGTACTTTTTGGAGAACATGGCTTTAAGATCATAAAAACCAAACCCATGCTTTATGATGCATTTTACGTATCTATTTTATCTGAAAAATATAAATCAAAGAAACAGCGTTTTATAAAAGCACTTTGGATTGGATTAAAGTCAAATTTCCTAGGATGGCGCTCTAAGGAGTATTCCTCACATATTTATATACTAAAAAAAGAGTAA
- a CDS encoding OmpH family outer membrane protein, with amino-acid sequence MKKLVLALVFFAVLSCQQEKIGFVDNVKLMEAYKEKSDLEARFKTRSDKFTKKRDSISQAFQIEAQAFQAKAQKISQDKAQEEYGQLQQRSQFIGQQLQQEEQELQVKGQTEMDSLVSKVKEKIKTYGKANGYSFILSGGDGGSVLYGTEAHDVTDEVVKILNENYNKK; translated from the coding sequence ATGAAAAAATTAGTTTTGGCCTTAGTGTTTTTTGCAGTACTATCTTGCCAACAAGAAAAAATAGGTTTCGTTGACAACGTAAAATTAATGGAAGCCTACAAAGAGAAATCGGATTTAGAAGCTCGATTCAAAACTCGATCAGATAAGTTCACAAAAAAAAGGGACAGTATATCCCAAGCCTTCCAAATAGAAGCGCAGGCTTTTCAAGCTAAGGCACAAAAAATATCACAGGACAAAGCTCAGGAAGAATACGGACAACTACAACAACGAAGTCAATTCATAGGCCAACAATTACAACAAGAAGAACAGGAATTACAAGTAAAAGGCCAAACAGAAATGGATAGCTTGGTATCCAAGGTAAAAGAGAAAATAAAAACCTACGGTAAAGCTAACGGATATTCCTTTATCCTTAGTGGAGGCGATGGAGGAAGCGTTCTTTACGGAACAGAAGCCCATGACGTAACCGATGAAGTCGTTAAAATCCTTAACGAAAATTACAACAAAAAATAG
- a CDS encoding DUF2064 domain-containing protein: MENKTAILVFANSAAEETNHKSIPGGEALFNQLTDHTLITVKKTELPYFHCTEDQQNGNCFGTRFYNAVKHIFDQGYQHVITIGNDTPHLSALHIRSAYKHLLDKKIVLGPSTDGGYYLMGFDKSMFSKIEANKFIQLPWKTSGLQNSFNQLLKSINRIAVSLQSLVDLDSIADLKKIIHQGQPIPQKIYQILISIITTRPKIILYTPKYREHSFHTNYFNKGSPLQIPF; the protein is encoded by the coding sequence ATGGAAAATAAAACTGCTATCTTGGTTTTTGCAAATTCTGCTGCTGAGGAAACTAATCACAAAAGTATTCCAGGAGGTGAAGCATTATTCAACCAATTAACAGACCACACTTTAATTACGGTTAAAAAAACGGAATTACCCTATTTCCACTGTACCGAAGATCAGCAAAATGGCAACTGCTTTGGAACACGATTCTACAATGCCGTTAAGCACATATTTGACCAGGGCTATCAACATGTCATCACTATAGGGAACGATACTCCACACTTAAGCGCATTACATATACGCTCTGCCTATAAACATTTATTGGACAAAAAAATAGTCTTGGGACCCTCAACCGATGGTGGCTACTACCTAATGGGGTTTGACAAGTCTATGTTCTCTAAAATAGAAGCAAATAAATTTATACAATTACCATGGAAGACCTCAGGGTTACAAAACTCTTTTAATCAACTACTTAAGTCAATAAATAGGATTGCAGTAAGCCTTCAATCCCTAGTGGACCTAGATTCTATAGCCGACCTAAAAAAAATTATCCACCAGGGGCAACCTATTCCACAAAAGATATATCAGATCCTTATAAGTATCATTACAACACGACCTAAAATTATATTGTATACCCCAAAATATCGAGAACATTCGTTTCATACTAATTACTTCAACAAAGGATCGCCTCTTCAGATTCCATTTTAG
- a CDS encoding arsenosugar biosynthesis-associated peroxidase-like protein has translation MADSYYDPADLRKFGKISEWSEELGTKFFDYYGKVFEEGALSAREKSLIALAVSHVVKCPYCIDSYTKDGLEKGITKEEMMEAVHVGAAIEGGATLVHGVQMMNKYNKLSM, from the coding sequence ATGGCAGATTCTTATTACGATCCAGCAGATTTACGGAAATTTGGAAAGATTAGCGAATGGAGTGAGGAATTAGGAACTAAATTCTTTGATTACTACGGAAAAGTATTTGAAGAGGGCGCGCTTAGTGCTAGGGAAAAATCATTAATTGCCTTGGCAGTATCCCATGTAGTGAAATGTCCCTATTGCATAGATTCCTATACGAAAGACGGTTTGGAAAAAGGCATCACTAAAGAAGAAATGATGGAAGCCGTACATGTAGGAGCGGCAATAGAAGGTGGAGCTACCTTGGTGCATGGAGTTCAAATGATGAACAAATACAATAAATTGAGTATGTAA
- the arsS gene encoding arsenosugar biosynthesis radical SAM (seleno)protein ArsS (Some members of this family are selenoproteins.) — protein MATKSLKARHDELALNNKQLEILNGGPFKEGELPYFKDKLDEIGQFPLRPKKLEILQINVGYMCNQVCEHCHVDAGPDRKEIMTKETMKLCLEVIKNTGAHTLDLTGGAPEMNPNFRWFVEEASKAGIKDFIVRSNLTIIRANKKYYDLPEFFKKHKIHVISSMPHYTRGKTDKQRGDGVFDTSIRALQDLNAIGYGMPNSTLQLDLVYNPSGAFLPGDQGAMERDFKKALKDDFDIHFHQLFAITNLPIARFLDYLIASGNYEDYMYSLVEAYNPAAVKNVMCTNTISISWDGWLYDCDFNQMLGLKVNSSVKHIKDYNEDILNDRDIIVSQHCYGCTAGAGSSCQGNVI, from the coding sequence ATGGCAACAAAATCATTAAAAGCAAGACATGATGAGCTTGCGTTAAATAACAAACAACTCGAAATTCTAAATGGAGGACCATTTAAGGAGGGGGAATTACCCTATTTTAAAGATAAATTGGATGAAATAGGCCAATTTCCATTACGACCCAAAAAACTAGAGATTCTTCAGATCAATGTAGGATACATGTGCAACCAGGTTTGTGAGCATTGCCATGTGGATGCAGGCCCAGATAGGAAAGAGATCATGACCAAGGAAACCATGAAACTTTGTTTGGAAGTCATAAAAAATACCGGTGCCCACACCTTGGACCTAACAGGAGGTGCTCCTGAAATGAACCCAAATTTTAGATGGTTTGTTGAAGAAGCCTCAAAAGCAGGAATAAAAGATTTTATTGTACGTTCCAATTTAACGATTATACGTGCTAACAAAAAATACTACGATCTTCCTGAATTTTTCAAGAAACACAAAATTCACGTCATCTCGTCCATGCCACATTACACCCGAGGGAAAACCGATAAACAACGGGGAGACGGAGTTTTTGATACATCTATACGAGCACTTCAGGATTTAAATGCCATCGGTTATGGTATGCCTAATAGCACCCTTCAATTAGATTTGGTCTATAATCCGTCCGGAGCTTTTTTACCTGGAGATCAGGGAGCTATGGAACGCGATTTTAAAAAGGCCTTAAAAGATGATTTTGATATCCATTTTCATCAACTCTTCGCTATTACAAACTTACCAATTGCTAGGTTCTTGGATTACCTGATAGCATCGGGAAATTATGAAGATTATATGTATTCGCTTGTAGAAGCCTACAATCCAGCTGCGGTAAAAAACGTAATGTGTACCAATACTATTTCAATAAGTTGGGACGGTTGGTTGTACGATTGTGACTTTAACCAGATGTTAGGTTTAAAAGTTAATAGCAGCGTAAAACATATTAAAGATTATAATGAGGACATCCTAAATGATCGTGATATCATTGTTTCACAACATTGTTATGGCTGTACTGCCGGAGCTGGTAGTAGTTGTCAAGGAAACGTTATTTAA